The following are encoded in a window of Gramella sp. MT6 genomic DNA:
- a CDS encoding DUF5522 domain-containing protein: MNFQKKRIPLEDGDYYLTPEGYRCFTEQYHLKRGYCCESGCRHCPYGYNKKTNSQE; encoded by the coding sequence ATGAATTTTCAGAAAAAAAGAATCCCGTTAGAGGATGGAGACTATTACCTGACTCCTGAAGGCTACCGTTGTTTTACTGAACAATATCATCTTAAAAGAGGTTATTGCTGTGAAAGCGGCTGCAGACATTGCCCCTACGGATACAACAAGAAAACCAACTCTCAAGAATAA
- a CDS encoding MerR family transcriptional regulator, with protein MHIDLPEKRYYSIGEVAEAFKVNTSLIRFWEKEFDAIKPKKNAKGNRKFTPEDIKNLELIYHLVKERGFTLEGAKIHLKEEKHKTLSNFDIIRKLESVKAELINLKNQL; from the coding sequence ATGCACATAGATCTTCCTGAAAAACGCTATTACAGCATTGGCGAAGTTGCCGAAGCATTTAAAGTGAATACTTCCCTGATTAGATTCTGGGAAAAGGAATTTGATGCGATCAAACCAAAGAAAAATGCAAAAGGCAACAGGAAATTCACGCCTGAAGATATTAAGAACCTTGAATTGATCTATCACCTGGTCAAAGAAAGAGGCTTCACCCTGGAGGGAGCTAAAATTCATTTAAAAGAAGAAAAACATAAAACGCTTAGCAACTTTGATATTATTCGAAAACTGGAAAGCGTAAAAGCAGAACTAATCAACCTTAAAAATCAATTGTAA
- a CDS encoding M23 family metallopeptidase, whose amino-acid sequence MSKVKYYYDSETLSYKKIEQKKGRRIGIVLLSITGSFLAGFILLIIYLNIPQIETPKEKALKRELQNMKLQYGLLNRKMDQIQDVMANIEDRDNNIYRLYFEANPIPEEQRKAGFGGVNRYQQLEGFDNSKLITETTKRMDVLTKRLVVQSKSLDEIAELAREKGELLSAIPAIQPVNNEDLSRIASGYGWRTDPFTKVRKFHYGMDFTAPRGTPVYATGDGRVVRADSRSTGYGNHIRIDHGYGYTSLYAHLYKYNVRRGQRVKRGDVIGFVGSTGRSEAPHLHYEIFKDDNRINPINFYYGNLSPEEFGEVLEKAQRENQSLD is encoded by the coding sequence ATGTCGAAGGTTAAATATTATTACGATAGCGAGACCCTTTCTTACAAAAAGATCGAGCAAAAGAAAGGCAGGCGCATAGGTATTGTCCTGCTTAGTATTACCGGTTCATTTTTGGCCGGTTTTATACTTCTTATAATCTATTTGAACATTCCTCAAATAGAAACACCTAAAGAAAAAGCGCTGAAGCGTGAATTACAGAACATGAAACTTCAATACGGTCTTCTTAACAGGAAGATGGACCAGATACAGGATGTGATGGCTAATATTGAAGACAGGGATAATAATATTTACAGGCTTTATTTTGAGGCCAACCCTATTCCCGAGGAGCAAAGAAAGGCAGGTTTTGGAGGTGTGAACCGTTATCAACAACTGGAAGGATTTGACAATAGTAAACTTATTACCGAAACCACCAAACGGATGGATGTCCTTACCAAGCGTCTGGTAGTCCAATCTAAATCTCTTGATGAGATTGCCGAACTTGCCAGGGAAAAAGGCGAATTGCTATCTGCCATCCCGGCGATACAACCGGTAAACAATGAAGATCTTAGCAGGATCGCTTCTGGTTACGGCTGGAGAACAGACCCGTTTACTAAAGTAAGGAAGTTTCATTATGGCATGGATTTCACCGCCCCAAGAGGAACCCCTGTTTACGCTACCGGAGATGGTCGTGTGGTGAGAGCAGACAGCAGATCTACGGGTTACGGAAATCATATCAGAATAGATCATGGCTATGGCTACACTAGTTTATATGCACATTTATATAAATACAATGTTCGTCGTGGTCAGAGAGTAAAAAGAGGTGATGTGATTGGATTTGTAGGCAGTACCGGAAGATCTGAAGCTCCTCATTTACATTATGAAATATTCAAGGACGACAATAGGATAAATCCTATTAATTTCTACTACGGAAACCTTTCTCCGGAGGAGTTTGGAGAGGTCCTGGAAAAAGCACAACGTGAAAATCAATCGCTTGATTAA
- a CDS encoding GSCFA domain-containing protein has protein sequence MDFRTKVPVKEGAPKIDHSSGVFLIGSCFVENIGDKLEWFRFKNLQNPTGIIFHPSPIRKFFQRLSNNEEYQEKDVMEFNGGWQSLEAHSDMRRDTKEECLQDLNAALQQSRDFIQKASHVVISLGTAWGYIYEGKESIAANCHKIPQKRFTKELSSVTEIMNDLEVIDHSVSQMNKKAKVIYTVSPVRHLRDGFTENQQSKSHLITALHQFLVESDRSVYFPSYEIMMDELRDYRFYSEDMLHPNKVAVNYIWELFSENWISGKSISLNVEIDKIQKALSHSPRAENSDAHRKFLTNLQRKIEEIQKKYPEINFS, from the coding sequence ATGGATTTCAGAACCAAAGTTCCCGTTAAAGAAGGTGCTCCCAAGATTGATCATTCATCAGGGGTATTTCTTATTGGCTCTTGCTTTGTGGAGAATATAGGTGATAAACTGGAATGGTTCAGATTTAAAAATCTTCAGAATCCTACCGGGATTATTTTTCATCCTTCTCCAATTCGTAAGTTCTTTCAACGTCTCTCTAATAATGAAGAGTATCAGGAAAAAGATGTGATGGAATTCAATGGAGGTTGGCAATCCCTGGAAGCGCATTCAGATATGCGACGGGATACCAAAGAAGAATGTCTGCAGGATCTTAATGCTGCCCTTCAGCAAAGTCGTGATTTCATTCAAAAGGCTTCTCACGTAGTTATTAGCCTGGGAACGGCCTGGGGCTATATTTATGAAGGGAAGGAATCTATCGCGGCAAACTGCCATAAGATTCCTCAAAAGAGGTTTACCAAAGAATTGTCTTCGGTTACCGAGATTATGAACGATCTGGAAGTGATAGATCATTCTGTTTCTCAAATGAACAAAAAAGCTAAGGTTATATATACTGTCTCCCCGGTGAGGCATTTAAGGGATGGGTTTACCGAGAATCAGCAAAGTAAGTCGCATTTGATTACAGCTTTACATCAATTCCTTGTTGAAAGTGATCGATCGGTCTATTTTCCCTCTTATGAGATCATGATGGATGAGCTTAGGGATTATAGATTTTATTCAGAAGATATGCTTCATCCAAATAAGGTGGCTGTAAATTATATCTGGGAGTTATTTTCAGAGAACTGGATCTCAGGAAAATCGATTTCTTTAAATGTGGAAATTGACAAAATTCAGAAAGCACTTTCACACTCTCCGCGCGCAGAAAATTCAGATGCTCATAGGAAATTTCTTACAAATTTGCAACGAAAAATCGAGGAAATTCAAAAAAAATACCCTGAAATTAACTTTTCTTAA
- the alaS gene encoding alanine--tRNA ligase, translating into MKSQDIRKQFLEFFKSKSHSIVPSAPMVIKDDPTLMFTNAGMNQFKEFFLGNSVPKNNRVTDTQKCLRVSGKHNDLEEVGHDTYHHTMFEMLGNWSFGDYFKEEAINWAWELLTEVYKINPDNLYVSVFEGSDDKDDLGLDTEALELWKKIVPEERIIYGNKKDNFWEMGDQGPCGPCSEIHIDIRSEEEKAKTPGRDLVNMDHPQVVEIWNLVFMQYNRKANGDLEELPAKHIDTGMGFERLCMVLQNKKSNYDTDVFTPLIGEIEKITGTKYGNSEEANIAMRVIADHVRAVAFSIADGQLPSNTGAGYVIRRILRRAIRYGFTFLNTKEPFIYKLVPILTEQMGGTFPELKSQQSLMENVIREEEASFLRTLDQGLVLLENLMKESKDKTISGEKAFELYDTFGFPIDLTALILRENSYDLDEKGFEAELKKQKDRSREATAVSAGDWMELNEVEDESFIGYDQLEAEVKIAKYRKVESKKKGEMYQVVLNKTPFYPEGGGQVGDKGIIMSSDGEVIEVMDTKKENNLIVHFTKKLPGNTEASFEAIVNKTDRSKTASNHTATHLLHQALRSILGTHVEQKGSMVQSDYLRFDFSHFGKVNAEELEKVEDFVNARIHEQINLDEQRNISYQEALDQGAIALFGEKYGDSVRAIRFGESMELCGGTHVQNTSDIWYFKITGESAVASGIRRIEAITGEAARKYFEKQTHILEEIKSGLKNANDPVKAINTLQEENTALKKQVESLLRDKAKNLKSELKQEVKPVDGVNFLAKRVDLDAAGIKDLAFQLGEEMDDLFLLFGTEQNGKALLSCYISKNLVKDKDLNAGQIVRELGKYIQGGGGGQPFFATAGGKKPEGLNEALQKAESFIK; encoded by the coding sequence ATGAAGTCACAGGATATCCGCAAACAGTTTCTCGAATTTTTCAAATCGAAATCACATAGCATTGTGCCATCTGCGCCTATGGTCATAAAAGATGATCCCACGCTTATGTTTACCAATGCGGGAATGAACCAGTTCAAGGAGTTTTTCCTTGGAAATTCAGTTCCGAAGAATAACAGGGTAACCGATACTCAAAAATGTCTTCGCGTAAGCGGAAAGCATAATGACCTGGAAGAGGTAGGGCATGATACCTATCATCATACCATGTTCGAAATGTTGGGTAACTGGAGTTTTGGAGATTATTTCAAAGAAGAAGCCATTAATTGGGCGTGGGAGCTTTTAACCGAAGTTTATAAGATCAATCCTGATAATCTATATGTTTCAGTATTTGAAGGTAGTGATGATAAAGATGATCTGGGTCTGGATACCGAAGCTTTAGAGCTTTGGAAAAAGATTGTTCCGGAAGAAAGGATCATTTACGGGAATAAGAAGGATAATTTCTGGGAAATGGGAGATCAGGGGCCATGCGGACCTTGTTCAGAGATTCACATAGATATTCGTTCAGAAGAAGAGAAAGCTAAGACTCCGGGTAGAGACCTGGTAAATATGGATCACCCACAGGTGGTAGAGATCTGGAACCTGGTTTTTATGCAATATAACCGCAAGGCTAATGGAGATCTTGAAGAATTGCCAGCAAAGCATATAGATACGGGAATGGGATTTGAACGCCTGTGCATGGTGCTTCAGAACAAAAAATCCAACTACGATACAGATGTATTTACCCCGCTAATCGGGGAGATCGAAAAGATCACCGGGACAAAGTATGGTAATTCTGAAGAGGCTAATATTGCGATGAGAGTGATCGCAGACCACGTTCGCGCGGTGGCCTTTTCTATAGCAGATGGCCAGTTGCCGAGTAATACAGGAGCGGGATATGTAATAAGACGAATATTAAGGAGAGCCATTAGATATGGTTTCACCTTCTTAAATACCAAAGAACCTTTTATCTATAAACTGGTTCCTATACTTACTGAGCAAATGGGAGGTACTTTCCCAGAACTTAAGTCTCAGCAAAGCCTTATGGAAAATGTGATCAGAGAAGAGGAAGCCTCATTCCTGAGAACACTGGACCAGGGATTGGTACTGCTGGAGAATTTGATGAAAGAATCAAAGGATAAGACGATTTCAGGGGAAAAGGCATTCGAGCTGTATGATACTTTTGGTTTTCCGATAGATCTTACTGCTTTAATATTAAGAGAAAATTCTTATGATCTTGATGAAAAGGGGTTCGAAGCTGAATTGAAAAAGCAGAAAGATCGTTCTCGTGAAGCCACTGCCGTAAGCGCTGGTGATTGGATGGAATTGAATGAAGTAGAAGACGAGTCTTTTATAGGTTACGATCAGCTGGAAGCTGAAGTGAAAATCGCCAAATACCGAAAGGTAGAATCCAAGAAAAAAGGGGAGATGTACCAGGTGGTTTTAAATAAAACGCCGTTCTATCCTGAAGGTGGAGGCCAGGTTGGTGATAAGGGTATCATTATGTCTTCAGATGGTGAAGTGATCGAAGTTATGGACACTAAAAAGGAGAATAACCTTATTGTACATTTCACCAAGAAATTACCAGGTAATACAGAGGCAAGTTTTGAAGCTATCGTGAATAAAACTGATAGATCTAAGACTGCTTCCAATCATACCGCCACGCATTTATTGCACCAGGCGCTAAGAAGTATTCTAGGGACGCACGTAGAGCAAAAAGGGTCTATGGTGCAGAGTGACTATTTAAGATTCGATTTTTCTCATTTCGGTAAAGTAAATGCTGAAGAATTGGAGAAAGTAGAGGATTTTGTAAATGCTAGAATTCACGAACAAATAAACCTGGATGAACAGAGAAACATTTCTTACCAGGAAGCTTTAGACCAGGGAGCGATCGCATTATTTGGTGAGAAATACGGAGATTCGGTTAGAGCGATACGTTTTGGTGAATCTATGGAATTATGCGGGGGAACACACGTTCAGAATACTTCAGATATATGGTATTTTAAAATTACCGGAGAATCTGCGGTTGCTTCAGGAATTAGAAGAATAGAGGCGATTACCGGTGAAGCTGCAAGGAAATATTTTGAAAAACAAACTCATATCCTGGAAGAGATCAAAAGCGGATTGAAGAATGCGAACGATCCGGTTAAGGCTATAAATACGCTTCAGGAAGAAAATACGGCTTTAAAGAAGCAGGTGGAAAGCTTATTAAGGGATAAGGCTAAAAACCTGAAATCTGAGCTTAAACAGGAAGTTAAACCGGTAGATGGAGTTAATTTCCTTGCTAAAAGAGTTGATCTTGATGCTGCCGGTATCAAGGACCTGGCTTTCCAGTTAGGTGAAGAGATGGATGATCTTTTCCTGCTTTTCGGGACAGAGCAAAATGGAAAAGCTTTGCTTTCATGTTATATTTCTAAAAACCTGGTTAAAGATAAAGATCTTAACGCTGGGCAGATTGTTAGAGAACTCGGTAAGTATATACAGGGTGGAGGCGGAGGCCAGCCATTCTTCGCTACCGCAGGTGGTAAGAAACCTGAAGGTCTCAATGAAGCGCTTCAAAAAGCAGAAAGTTTTATAAAATAA
- a CDS encoding pyridoxal-phosphate dependent enzyme — MQDFFESELARTIPNEFITEFPGGIQFWIKREDLLHEEVCGNKFRKLKYNIAKAREFKHSRLLTFGGAFSNHIAATAAAGKIFGFETIGVIRGDELADLSKDKLSPTLRYADDCGMKFHFVSREAYRENEDPEFIQKLKGQFGDFYLVPEGGTNEFAIKGCEEILTDKESDFNFICSSVGTGGTLAGLINSSRPDQKVLGFSALKSDYLITEVSELVNKQNWEMILNYHFGGYAKVNRELIDFMNDFSEKYKIILDPVYTGKLVFGIFDLVKQGYFPDNSKILAIHTGGLQGIEGMNRLLKKKGLPQIAR, encoded by the coding sequence ATGCAGGACTTTTTTGAAAGCGAGCTTGCTCGAACAATTCCAAATGAATTTATTACCGAATTCCCGGGTGGGATTCAGTTTTGGATCAAAAGAGAAGATCTTTTGCATGAAGAGGTCTGTGGAAACAAATTCAGGAAATTAAAATACAATATTGCAAAGGCGAGGGAATTTAAGCATTCAAGGCTATTAACCTTTGGAGGTGCCTTTTCTAATCATATTGCAGCTACTGCTGCTGCCGGTAAAATTTTCGGTTTTGAAACAATAGGCGTAATCCGGGGAGATGAACTTGCAGATCTTTCAAAAGATAAACTTAGTCCAACTTTAAGATATGCTGACGACTGCGGAATGAAGTTTCATTTTGTAAGCAGGGAGGCCTACCGGGAAAATGAAGATCCTGAATTTATTCAAAAATTAAAAGGGCAGTTTGGTGATTTTTACCTGGTTCCCGAGGGCGGAACCAATGAATTTGCCATCAAAGGCTGTGAAGAGATACTCACAGACAAGGAGAGCGATTTCAATTTTATATGTTCTTCGGTGGGAACCGGAGGCACCCTGGCCGGGCTCATCAATTCTTCCAGGCCAGATCAAAAGGTTTTGGGCTTTTCAGCTTTAAAGTCAGATTATTTAATAACGGAAGTTTCGGAACTGGTAAATAAGCAAAACTGGGAAATGATACTAAACTATCATTTTGGTGGTTATGCTAAGGTAAACAGGGAGCTCATAGATTTTATGAATGATTTCAGTGAAAAATATAAAATCATTCTGGACCCTGTCTATACAGGAAAATTAGTTTTTGGTATTTTTGACCTCGTAAAACAGGGATATTTTCCTGATAATTCG
- a CDS encoding urocanate hydratase: MNFKDQILEGIPDELPAKKPYDESLNHAPKRKDILDREEKKLALENALRYFDKKHHKTLLPEFKEELEKYGRIYMYRLKPDYDFYARPIDEYPGKSVQANGIMLMIQNNLDPEVAQHPEELITYGGNGAVFQNWAQYRLCMQYLAEMDDNQTLVMYSGHPMGLFPSHPNAPRVVVTNGMMIPNYSKPDDWEKFNALGVTQYGQMTAGSYMYIGPQGIVHGTTITVLNAGRKIAKDGEDLAGKLFVTSGLGGMSGAQPKAGNIAGCITICAEVNPKATQTRHKQGWVDEVIDNVEALAKRVKKAKAGKEVVSIAFQGNVVEVWEYFAENDIYIDLGSDQTSLHNPWAGGYYPVELSFEEANEMMASNPEKFREKVQESLRRQASAINKHTAKGTYFFDYGNAFLLEASRAGADIMSEDGKGFRYPSYVQDIMGPMCFDYGFGPFRWVCASGKDEDLQKTDEIATKVLYELKKNSPAEIQQQMQDNIQWIKGARENKLVVGSKARILYADAEGRIAIAKAFNDAIGRREIGPVVLGRDHHDVSGTDSPYRETSNIYDGSRFTADMAIQNVIGDSFRGATWVSIHNGGGVGWGEVINGGFGMILEGDKASEDRLKSMLFWDVNNGIARRSWARNKEAIFAAKRAMDMNPQLKVTIPNLVDPGLLD, from the coding sequence ATGAATTTTAAGGATCAGATACTTGAAGGAATCCCAGATGAGCTACCGGCTAAAAAACCTTATGATGAATCTTTAAATCACGCTCCAAAGCGCAAAGATATTCTGGACAGGGAAGAAAAGAAACTCGCCCTGGAGAATGCTTTGAGATATTTCGACAAAAAACATCACAAAACCCTGCTTCCGGAATTTAAGGAAGAACTGGAAAAATATGGCAGGATCTATATGTACCGCTTAAAGCCGGATTATGATTTTTATGCCAGGCCTATTGACGAATATCCAGGGAAAAGCGTTCAGGCGAATGGAATCATGTTAATGATCCAGAATAACCTGGATCCTGAAGTGGCCCAGCACCCTGAAGAATTGATCACTTATGGCGGTAACGGAGCCGTTTTTCAAAACTGGGCACAGTATAGATTGTGCATGCAATACCTGGCAGAGATGGATGATAACCAGACCCTTGTGATGTATTCTGGACATCCCATGGGACTTTTCCCGTCGCATCCAAATGCGCCAAGAGTTGTGGTAACCAATGGTATGATGATCCCTAATTATTCAAAGCCAGATGACTGGGAGAAATTCAACGCGCTTGGAGTAACCCAGTATGGCCAGATGACCGCCGGCAGCTATATGTATATAGGTCCGCAAGGAATTGTTCATGGAACCACGATCACGGTTTTGAATGCCGGTAGAAAGATCGCCAAGGACGGTGAAGACCTGGCAGGGAAGCTATTCGTGACCTCAGGGCTTGGTGGCATGAGTGGTGCTCAGCCTAAAGCAGGAAATATTGCCGGGTGTATCACGATCTGCGCAGAAGTGAATCCCAAGGCTACCCAAACCAGGCATAAACAAGGCTGGGTAGATGAGGTTATCGATAATGTGGAAGCTCTTGCCAAGAGAGTCAAGAAAGCAAAAGCAGGTAAGGAAGTTGTCTCTATTGCCTTCCAGGGTAATGTGGTCGAAGTATGGGAATACTTCGCTGAAAATGATATCTACATAGACCTGGGAAGCGACCAGACTTCGCTTCATAACCCATGGGCCGGAGGTTATTACCCGGTTGAACTGAGTTTTGAAGAAGCAAATGAAATGATGGCTTCCAATCCTGAAAAGTTCAGGGAGAAAGTACAGGAAAGTTTAAGAAGACAGGCGAGCGCAATAAATAAGCATACGGCTAAAGGAACTTATTTCTTTGATTACGGAAATGCCTTTTTACTGGAGGCTTCCCGGGCAGGTGCAGATATTATGAGCGAAGATGGCAAGGGCTTCAGATATCCTAGCTATGTTCAGGATATCATGGGACCAATGTGTTTTGATTATGGATTCGGCCCCTTTAGATGGGTTTGTGCATCAGGCAAAGACGAAGATCTCCAGAAAACCGATGAGATCGCGACAAAGGTTCTCTATGAACTAAAGAAAAATTCACCGGCTGAGATTCAGCAGCAAATGCAGGATAATATTCAGTGGATCAAAGGTGCCCGGGAGAATAAACTGGTTGTTGGCTCCAAAGCGAGGATTTTATATGCCGATGCTGAAGGAAGGATCGCTATTGCCAAAGCATTTAACGACGCCATTGGTCGCAGGGAGATCGGTCCGGTGGTGCTGGGGCGTGATCATCACGATGTTTCGGGAACCGATTCACCTTACCGTGAAACCTCTAATATTTATGACGGATCCAGGTTCACGGCAGATATGGCTATCCAGAACGTTATAGGCGATAGTTTTCGCGGAGCGACCTGGGTAAGTATCCATAATGGCGGTGGCGTTGGCTGGGGAGAGGTTATTAACGGCGGATTCGGCATGATTCTTGAAGGTGATAAAGCATCAGAAGACCGTTTAAAATCTATGTTGTTCTGGGATGTAAATAACGGAATAGCTCGTAGATCCTGGGCAAGGAATAAGGAAGCCATATTCGCTGCGAAGCGCGCGATGGATATGAATCCACAATTAAAAGTGACGATTCCTAATCTGGTAGACCCGGGTCTTTTGGATTAA
- a CDS encoding DUF4136 domain-containing protein translates to MKFLRFTPVLLLFAVVLTSCSSVKVASDYDREANFSNYGTYAFFKPGIDKAEISDLDKKRILRAIETEMEKKGFTKSEDPDLLVSIFTKTNENINIYNNTYPYWGYGWGWNPWYWGSGFNTVSSTSEGTLYIDLIDSEGKELVWQGMGTAALAREVNKKQERINEIVSKIMEKYPPGMEK, encoded by the coding sequence ATGAAATTTCTAAGATTTACTCCTGTTCTACTGTTATTCGCGGTAGTATTAACTTCATGTAGCAGTGTAAAGGTTGCTTCAGATTATGATCGTGAAGCTAATTTCTCGAATTATGGAACATACGCTTTCTTTAAGCCGGGTATTGATAAAGCTGAAATCTCTGATCTTGATAAGAAAAGAATTTTAAGAGCTATTGAAACTGAAATGGAGAAAAAAGGATTTACTAAATCTGAAGATCCTGATCTTCTCGTAAGTATTTTCACAAAGACCAATGAGAACATAAACATATATAATAATACTTACCCTTACTGGGGTTATGGCTGGGGATGGAACCCATGGTACTGGGGAAGCGGATTTAATACAGTGAGCAGTACCAGTGAAGGAACCCTTTATATAGACCTTATAGATTCTGAAGGTAAAGAACTTGTTTGGCAGGGAATGGGAACTGCTGCTCTTGCCCGCGAGGTCAATAAAAAACAGGAGCGTATCAATGAGATCGTAAGCAAGATCATGGAAAAATATCCTCCGGGAATGGAAAAATAA
- a CDS encoding DUF4230 domain-containing protein: MKNILLSILMVAVIILGFMYWDQKNDEKESLEENTALIQEQIRNVGKLVVTEGTFSQVFTYKNSKSFYLDIFSARKKALIVVNAEVSIAYDLSKLDIEIDEEGKRVIIKDIPEEEISINPNIKYYDVTQDYLNQFEAEDYNKIKAKIEKGLKTKIENSSLKSNAKNRLVSELQKIYILTSSMGWTLEYQDQAIENEESLERIKI; this comes from the coding sequence ATGAAGAATATTCTATTATCCATCCTGATGGTGGCAGTCATAATTCTTGGATTTATGTACTGGGACCAGAAGAACGATGAGAAAGAAAGCCTGGAGGAAAATACCGCCCTTATTCAGGAACAGATCAGGAACGTTGGGAAACTCGTGGTGACCGAAGGAACTTTCTCCCAGGTTTTTACCTATAAAAACTCTAAGAGCTTCTATTTAGATATATTTTCTGCCCGCAAGAAGGCACTAATCGTGGTAAATGCAGAGGTTAGTATTGCTTACGACCTTAGTAAACTGGATATTGAGATCGATGAGGAAGGCAAAAGGGTGATCATAAAAGATATTCCAGAAGAGGAAATAAGTATTAATCCGAATATCAAATATTACGATGTGACTCAGGATTACCTGAATCAATTTGAAGCGGAAGACTACAATAAGATCAAAGCAAAAATAGAAAAGGGCTTAAAAACTAAAATCGAAAATTCAAGCCTGAAGTCTAATGCTAAGAACAGGCTGGTAAGCGAACTTCAAAAAATATACATCCTTACAAGTTCTATGGGCTGGACTTTAGAATATCAAGATCAAGCCATTGAAAATGAAGAAAGCCTGGAGCGTATCAAGATCTAA
- a CDS encoding aromatic amino acid hydroxylase: MLDKIQSNEILDRLPAHLQQYIKPQNYEDYTPINQAVWRYVMRKNVDYLSKVAHESYLDGLKKTGISIDSIPNMYGMNRILEEIGWAAVAVDGFIPPAAFMEFQAYNVLVIASDIRQLEHIEYTPAPDIIHEGAGHAPIIANPEYAEYLRRFGEIGCKAISSSHDYEVYEAIRELSILKEAEDTPKEKIEEVEKRVDELQNADVKPSEMSQIRNLHWWTVEYGLIGTVEDPKIYGAGLLSSIGESKSCMTDVVKKFPYTIEAAKKEFDITKPQPQLYVTPDFAHLSLVLEEFANKMALRKGGLEGIQKLIDSKNLGTIEFSTGIQVSGNFSNVIEHEGKPVYIQTKGETALSYREKELVGHGVSTHPEGFGSPIGLLKGINLAIEDMSPRDLRAYAIYEGEKVSLEFEGGVKVEGEIITGTRNLQGKIIIISFKDCTVTYNDEVLFKPEWGRYDMAVGKEIISAFAGPADHESFDLITHTPSTTTIKSKKTPDREELESLYKAIRNIRNGENTKFSLNAAFDIVKKHHPKDWLLSVEIYELASENDLKLAEEVKTRLQEIKKQRPEVAHLIDDGIEMTESSMVTP, encoded by the coding sequence ATGTTAGATAAAATTCAATCCAACGAGATTCTGGACAGGTTACCTGCCCATTTACAGCAATATATAAAGCCTCAAAATTATGAAGATTATACTCCTATTAATCAGGCAGTTTGGCGATATGTAATGCGTAAAAATGTGGATTACCTGAGCAAGGTAGCGCACGAATCTTACCTGGACGGATTGAAGAAAACCGGGATTTCGATAGACAGCATTCCCAACATGTATGGAATGAATCGTATCCTGGAAGAAATTGGCTGGGCTGCGGTTGCCGTAGATGGCTTTATTCCTCCAGCTGCATTTATGGAATTCCAGGCTTACAATGTTTTGGTAATCGCGAGCGATATAAGACAGTTAGAACATATAGAATATACTCCGGCTCCTGATATCATTCACGAAGGCGCCGGCCACGCCCCTATTATCGCAAATCCTGAATATGCCGAATATCTAAGGCGCTTTGGAGAAATAGGCTGTAAGGCGATATCGAGTTCTCATGACTATGAGGTTTATGAGGCGATTCGTGAACTTTCAATTTTAAAAGAGGCTGAAGACACCCCAAAGGAAAAGATCGAAGAGGTCGAAAAAAGAGTAGATGAGCTTCAGAATGCAGATGTTAAACCAAGTGAAATGTCTCAGATAAGAAACCTGCACTGGTGGACTGTAGAATATGGACTAATTGGCACTGTAGAAGATCCAAAAATATATGGCGCCGGGCTTCTTTCTTCAATTGGAGAAAGCAAATCCTGTATGACCGATGTTGTAAAGAAATTTCCGTACACAATAGAAGCAGCCAAGAAAGAATTTGATATCACCAAACCTCAACCTCAGCTTTATGTAACCCCAGACTTTGCTCATTTAAGTCTCGTTCTGGAAGAGTTTGCTAATAAAATGGCATTAAGAAAAGGAGGACTGGAAGGAATTCAAAAACTTATAGACTCCAAGAATCTGGGTACTATTGAATTTAGTACCGGAATTCAGGTTTCGGGTAATTTTTCCAATGTGATTGAACATGAAGGAAAACCTGTATATATCCAAACCAAAGGCGAGACTGCCCTTTCCTATCGCGAAAAGGAACTCGTGGGACATGGCGTTTCAACGCATCCTGAAGGCTTTGGCTCACCTATTGGTTTATTAAAGGGTATCAACCTGGCTATAGAAGATATGAGTCCCAGGGATCTTAGAGCTTATGCGATATATGAGGGTGAAAAGGTAAGCCTGGAATTTGAAGGAGGTGTAAAAGTTGAAGGTGAGATCATCACCGGAACAAGGAATTTACAGGGTAAAATTATTATTATCAGCTTTAAGGATTGTACGGTTACCTATAATGATGAAGTTCTATTTAAGCCTGAATGGGGTCGTTATGATATGGCAGTGGGTAAAGAGATAATTTCAGCTTTCGCAGGACCTGCAGATCATGAATCTTTTGATCTTATTACTCATACTCCTTCTACAACTACCATTAAGAGCAAAAAAACACCTGATAGGGAAGAATTAGAATCGCTTTATAAGGCTATAAGAAATATCCGGAATGGAGAGAATACTAAATTCTCATTGAATGCAGCTTTTGACATCGTAAAAAAGCACCACCCAAAAGACTGGTTACTTTCCGTAGAGATCTACGAACTGGCCTCCGAAAATGATCTAAAACTGGCCGAAGAGGTTAAAACAAGATTACAGGAGATCAAAAAGCAAAGACCGGAGGTAGCTCATTTAATTGATGATGGTATAGAAATGACCGAATCGAGTATGGTTACTCCTTAG